The genomic segment ATTCGACGTCGCCGACGGCTACGGACCGCTGCTGGCCGAGGAGCGATTGGGCAAAGCGCTCGGTTCGGAGCGGTCAAGCGTGTTCATTGCAACAAAGGTCGGCAACCTGGGCAACCGCCAGGGACATGCCCAGGCTTATACCCACCCGCTGCACATAGTCAGCGCCTGTCACGCCAGCCTGCACCGACTGGGCACCGACTACATCGACCTTTACCAGTGCCACCAGGCCGACCCGGACAACGTGGAGGTGTTTTTGGAGGGATTTGGGATCCTGCGCGAACAGGGCAAGATCCGTCACTTCGGAGTCTCCTCGGGCAATGCTGACGTGATTGCCAAATTCGACGCCGATGGCGAATGCGCGATCGCCCAGATCGACTACTCGATCGTGCGCCGCGGGGCCGAGCGGGCGGCGCTGCCCTTGTGCCTGGAGCGGGATATCGGAACCCTGATCCGGGGCTCGCTGGGCCAGGGGGTCCTGACCGGCAAATACGACGCGGAGACTCGCTTTGGCGACTCGGTCCGCTCGGGCTGGAATGACGGGGAACGGCGCGAGTTGTTTCTCAAGGAACTGGCGGTCGCCGCAGCGGTTGGCGAGCTGAGTCGGCCCGGTCGCGGCCTGGTCGAACTGGCGCTGGGGTTCGTGCTCGCGCACCCGGCCGTAACCTGCGCCATCACCGGTGCCAAGTCACCCGGGCAGATCCGCGCCAATGCCGCAGCGGGAGCCGTCAGTCTGACTTCTGAAGAACTGGAAACAATCCGCGAATGCAGCGCCGATATGACCTGACCGCTCGCCGCAGGAGCGTCCCCGCAGCGGACTTGAGGGCGCAGGCCGGGCCCACAATGGAGCCTGAATCAAAGGGCGATCGCCCGATCCGCGCATGGGGAATTTGAGTGAATTACCGCCGCCTGGGCAAGACCGGCTGGGAAGTGTCGGCAGTCAGTTTCGGCACCTGGGCGCTTGGCAACCAGTGGGGCGAGTTGTCCGACGCGACTGCAACCGGCACCGTCCGCGCGGCGCTCGACGCCGGGATCAACCTATTTGACACCGCCGACAATTACGGCCCGCTGCTGGGCGAAGAGCGGCTTGGCAAGGCCCTAGGTGCCGATCGCCAGAGGGTTTTCATTGCCTCGAAAGTGGGGCACCTGCTATACCGCCAGGGCCATCCCCAGCGCTACACCCACCCGCTGCACATCGTAAACGCCTGCCACGCCAGCCTGCACCGACTGGGCACCGACTACATTGATCTTTTCCAGTGCCACGACGAGGATCCTCCAGACCCGGCGATCTACCTCGAGGGATTTAGGATCCTGCGCGAACAGGGCAAGATCCGTCACTTCGGAGTCTCCTCGGGCAATGCTGACGTGATTGCCAAATTCGACGCCGATGGCGAATGCGCGATCGCCCAGATCGACTACTCGATCGTGCGCCGCGGGGCCGAGCGGGCGGCGCTGCCTTTGTGCCAGGAGCGGGATATCGGCACCCTGATCCGGGGCTCGTTGGGCCAGGGGGTCCTGACCGGCAAATACGACGCCCGGTCCAAGTTCGCAGATTTCGTCCGCGCTGGCTGGAATGGTGGCCAGCGGCGCGAACTGTACCTGAAAGAGCTGGCAGTCGCCGACGCGGTCGGCGATTTGGACGAATCGGGCCGTAGCATCGTCGATAAGGCGGTCGGGTTCGTGCTTGCGCATGCCGCAGTCACCTGCGCCATTACCGGCGCTAAATCGCCCGACCAGATCAGGGCCAACGCGGCGGCGGCAAGCACCCCGCTGGACGGGGATGAATTGGCAAAGATCCGCGCCGCCAGCGCGGCCATGGCCTAGATGTACGCCGCCGTCTACTTCCGACCCGCCCGGCGATCGCAATCTCGCCGAATCCGGTAACGCGGCAATGGGCGGCAACCGACCCGCCTCGGGCCTTATTGCGACGGCGCGACCGCGCAACTGCGGTCCGGCTTTTGCTTCCCCCTAGGCCATCAGCGCGAGGGCTGATCCCGACAGTGCGGCGATGGCGGCGCCGACCAAAGCGATGCGGAGGCCGTGACGCTTCTGGGTCCGTTCGGCGAACGGCCAGAATACCGCTCGGAAGGCACGTGTCAGCCGTGCCAGGGCCAGTCCGATACCCAGCCACCAGATCCCGTTAAACAACACGGCCAGCAGGGCCGCCGCCAGCCAGCCCGGCAGGTCGATCCACTCCGAAACGACTCCGCGGATGCCGTAAAGATCGGGCGGCAGGCTGGGGTCCGCCGCCATGCCCACGGTGACCGCGAGCGGGAATATCACGGCGATGATCGCGATGACCAGATAGATGAACACCAGCGGCGGGTAGAAGAACCACTTGCGGGCGCCGGCGGGTTCGCCGCGTTCCTCGAGCAGCCGCAATCCGGCCCGGGCGACCAGGAAGCTGGCGAATATGAGCAGCGGGGCAACCGGTGCCAGTATCCAGCTTGCTACGAACAGGCCGAGCGAGAGATAGGCAAGCCGCCAGTCTTCGGGCCCGGTACTGACGCGGAGCAGCAGTTTCCGCCAGGCCGGCAGGTCGTCCTCCGGGACCCAGTCGTTGGGGCTGCCGAGCCGGTCAAGGACGCCGTGCAGGCGCTCGGCCGTGACCGGTTCGGGCTCGCCTGCCAGCTCGGCCTCGATGTGCCCCTTGATTTCGAGCTCCACCTCGTCGGCGTCGACGGATGGGTGCGGCCGCAGCGCGTGCCTGACGCGCCGCAGGTAACGTTTCAGATCGCTGCGCGCGGTTTCGGTGAACGTAGGTTGCGCCGCCATCATTCCGGACCCTCCGTGTTGAGCGCGTCCATTCCCTTTTTGAGGACTACCCAGTAACGGTTCATCTCCTGGCGCAATCGCTTGCCGCGCGGCGTCAACTCGTAATACTTGCGGGCCGGTCCTTCCGGCGATTCCCGGAGCGTGGTGCTCACCAATCCTTCGCGCCGCAGACGGCTGAGGATGGGGTAAACGGTCCCCTCACGGATCACAAGAGCCTCGACGCCGCGCAGGCGTTTGACGATCTCGTATCCGTAAACCGGTTCTTGGCCCACGATGTTGAGCATGCACAGCTCCAGGGCGCCTTTTCTTAACTGGGTCGTCCAGTTGTCCGTAAAGTCCATGATCCCACTATACGGTATTACCAAGTAGCTGTCTGAAACAAGTAGCTGACCGCGGACATACTTTCACCCAACGCCGGGATCGCGTGCCGCGTTTACCGCCGCCGCTCTTGAATCGGGCCGAGACCGGATTGGACGCCGGCCCCGAACCGCCATCCCGATGGAGACGGGAACGATCAGCGGGTGGAGGTGTTGGCCAGCAGGGTGGGCCATTTGCCGATTCCAGTCCCTCCGGGCCAGCCGCCGGCCTATTGGATTTGTCACCGGCCGGTGCGGCAACGCCCTAACCGTTCGCGCTGGCGCCCTGCTGACTGCGGGTTGCGGGGCGCGCAGGGGTCAACCCAACAGGCCCTTGTCGATCTTGCGCGCAACGATTTGCGCGATGACATCGTCCAAACGTTGATCGCTCGCCAGCAACCGGGCCAGGCCCCCGCCGGCGAACTGCACCGCCCAGCGGTAAACGCCGGCCGCAGATTCGCGCCCTCTCTCCAATACCGGTTCATCCCCGCGAACCTCGTCGAGCATCTCTATGACTGCGTTGGCGATCCGCCGGTGGTAACGGGCCGAAACCGTCGCCGCGTCGCCGCCTTCGCCAAGCGATTGCTGATACCAGCTCATCCCGTCCAAGTGCCTTACGCGAGTGCGGGGGTAAAACGAGACCATCAGGTTCCAGGGGTCCATGTCCGGCCGCTGGTCGCCGCCGTGCCGGAAATCGGTCCGCAGGATAACCGCCGGGATGTCCAGCATCTTGGCGTACATGTACTCGACTACCGCGCCCGAACCCAGCTCCGACCCGTCGAAATTAAAGAGCGCCAGGTCGCACTCCATTACCGCTTTCAGGTCCTGGTCGCGGATTCCCATCGGGCCGATGCCGCGCTGCTCAAGGTCCTGGGGCAGGATGCACTGGTAGCGGCCCGCGGACTGCTCGTCGATGTGGGATCCGAGCAGGGCGTTGCCGGCCAGGTCCTTGTGATCGAAAAGGTGGCCGGCGAAATAGATTGTGAAGGGCGTTAGCTTCATCGGATCAGTTCCAGATTCAATATTCCGAGCTGCCTGCAAGTTGGAACAAATTCGGCTGCGGGCACGAGCGTCGGGCTCCGGGTGGGCGCACTCAATGCAGCAGCCCCCGGGCGGACTTTCGCGAGACGATGCCTTGGACGGCCGCGTCGAGGGATCCGTCTCCGGAAACTGCGGCAGGCAGGCCGCCGCCGGCGAGGAGCACCGCCCAGCGGTAGGCGCATTCGGCGCCCGCAGGTCCGCCCTCCATGACCGGGGTGTCGCCGCGAACCTCGTCGAGCAGCTTGACCACCTCGCCAGCGATTCGCCGATGGTAGCGGGCCGCGACCGCCGCGGCGTCCCCGCCTTCGCCAAGCGATTGCTGGTACCAACTCATCCCGTTCAGGTGCCTGATCCGGGTGCGCGGAAAAAACGAGACCATCAGGTTCCAGGGGTCCATGTCCGGCCGCTGGTCGCCGCCATGCCGGAAATCGGTCCGCAGGATCACCGCCGGGATGTCCAGCATCTTGGCGTAAACGTATTCGACCACCGTCCCAGAATCGAGCTCCGAACCGTCGAAATTAAAGAGCGCCAGGTCGCACTCCATGACCGCCTTCAGGTCCTGGTCGCGGATTCCCATCGGGCCGATGCCGCGCTGCTCGAGGTCCTGGGGCAGGATGCACTGGTAGCGGCCGCCGGACTGCTCGTGAATTTGGGATCCGAGCAGGGCGTTGCCGGCCAGGTCCTTTTGATCGAAAAGGGGGCCGGCGAAATAGACGGTGTACGAAGGGTCGTCGCTCATTGCTTCGCGGTCGGATCCCAGCCCGGCGGGCGCCGGGTCGGGGTCAGGGGTTTCCCGGCTTCCAGTATCCCGCCGGGGTGTGGCCCTGGCCGGCGTCGATCAAACGGCGCTTTTGTTGCGAGCGGAGGACCCGGGCGCAGATCCGGTCGGGATCGTAGTCGCGCATGGCCCGGGCGCGCAGTTCGGCGAGCGCTGCGGCGAATTCGGGGTTGCGGACCTGGTCTACAAGCTCGCGGGGGTCGCTGGCCAAGTCAAACAATTCCTCGGAATCGTTGCCGTGGCCGTGATAGTAGTTGTATTTGAGCTCGCCGACGCGCACCATCCGGCAGGGGCCCTTGGCGGCGACCGCGGTGTAGTCGGCGATCACTTCGCCGGCCGTCTCCGGGGCTCCGTCGGCCAACGGCAGCAGGCTCTCGCCCGCCCAGAAGTCGGGCGAATCGGCGCCGGCCGCGTCAAGGATCGTGCGCGTCAAATCGACCAGCGAAACCGGCTGCTTTATGCGTAGCCCGGATCGAGCCCTGCCCGGCCAGCGGATATGCAGGGGAACCCGAACCGAATCCTCGAAAAACGTTTGCTTGGTCCACATGCCGTGCTCGCCGGCGCTGTCGCCGTGGTCGGACGTGTAGACGACCAGAGTCTCGTCGAGTTGTCCGGATTCCTCGAGGGCGTCAAGCACCTGCCCGAGACGGAAGTCGCAGTAATCGATCAGTCCGTAGTAGGCGGCCCGCGAGCGAGCGGTCAGATCCGGGTCGACGCCGATGTAGGAGAACCACTCGGCCATGCGCCGGTTATGGGGGTGCATGCTTTCAAAATGCGCCGGAATTTCCGGCTGGTCGGCGTGCTCGGGGTAGTACTTGTTCCAGTAGGGGCGGCGCACCACGAACGGGAAATGCGGGGTTATGAATCCGACCAGCATGGCCCAGGGGTGATCGCTGTCGGCCCGGCCCCGAATGTACCCGCTGGCCCGGGCGGCGGCGGCCTCGTCGTAGGCCGAGAAATCGTCTTCGCCGGGACCGGCCACGGTGAAGAGGTTCTTGCCGAACGCGGCGTTTTCGGGGCGCCACTCCGACCAGTTGGCGGTCAGCCGCAGATCCCAGTCGCCGTGGCAATCCGAGAGGATGCGGCGCTTGAATCCGTGCGATTGATCGGGGCCCTGAAAGTGCATCTTGCCGCACAGAACGGTCTCGTAGCCCGCGGCATTTAGCAAATGCGCCCAGGTGGCCTCATCGCTGCTCAGGGAGGCGGCGTTATCCCACACCCCGACGCTCGGCAACAGCTGGCCGGCCATGAACGAAGCCCTGGACGGTGCGCATACGGGGGAATTGCAGTAGGCATTCTCGAAGGTGACTCCCTCGTCGGCCAGGCGTTGCATGTTCGGCGTATCGATGAACGGATGGCCATAGGCGCCGCTGAAGCGCGGTGAATGCTCATCGCTCATCACGATCAGGATGTTGGGCTGCTTTGGCATGACCACCTCTTGGCCGAGGAATTGGTTGGCGGTGGGCGTTGCGACGCGCCGATTCGCATCGGCCGGCGCCCCGTTGACGGGTTACCGGTCCGGTGCACCGAAGGGCAAGGTAGCTAGACGAATGTCTGAGCCGGACCTCGCCTCCTTACTACCAGACTTCGCCCTTGGCGTAGAGTTTTTTTGCGGCGCCGATTAGTTTGGGGTCGGGCTTGGCCACGCGTTGAGCCACGTCCGGCTGGTATTCGAAGCTGCGCAGGACGTAGCGCATGCAATTGAGGCGCGCGCGCTTCTTGTCGTCGGACTTGATGACGACCCAAGGCGAGGCCTTGGTATCGGTGGCTGCAAACATTGCCTTCTTGGCCTCGGTGTACTCATCCCAGAGGGGCAGAGATCGAAGATCGACGTCGCTGACCTTCCACTGCTTTAGCCGGTCGCGGGCGCGGGACAGGACCCTCCTGAGCTGTTCTTCCCGGCTCACCGAGAACCAGAATTTGAAGAGGTGAATTCCCTCATTGATGAGCATTTCCTCGAAGACAACCGCGTGTCGGAGGAAGCGCAGAGTCTCGGCGGGAGTGCAAAACCCCATCACCGGCTCGACCACGGCCCGGTTGTACCACGAGCGGTCGAAGAAGACTATCTCCCCGCCGGCGGGCAAATGTTGCACGTAGCGCTGGAAGTACCACTGGGCCCGCTCGCGCTCGGTCGGTGCAGGCAGCGCGACCAGCGTAGCCCCGCGGGGATTGAGATGCTCCATGAATCGCTTTATCGTCCCGCCCTTGCCGGCGGCGTCCCGCCCTTCGAAGATCAAGACGATGCGCTGGCCGGTCTCCTGCACCCACCGCTGCAACTTCAGGAGCTCGGCTTGCAACTCGGCTTTTTGGGTTTCATACATTCGCCGGGACAGCTTGGTCGGATACGGATAGGTGTCGCTGATGATCTGCTGGCGGCTAGCGCCATCCACTTTTTGGAGTACGTCCAGAGGTATCCCGTCGGTCGGGATCAGGTAGCCGGCCGGTGTCTCGGAGTTGGGATTTGCCATGAAGGCAGATTACTACTTCGGCCCACGCCCGTCAAAGGAGGCCGATCCGGAGCACGGCGTCCGAGCGGGAGCGGGGTGTCGGCGAACCGTGCCAATCGGGCCGAAAAATTGCGGCGGAATCGGGTCGGGTACGGGACTTTGGCCGTCAAGCGGACGTTGCGCCGCCGAATCTCCCGGCAAATACAAACGTTCGCCGCCGGACGCCGTGATTCAGTCCTTCAAAGGTCGCGCCGGCGGGCCTTCGCCGCCCCTGTTGCACAGCAGGAAGCGCAGCCCCAGGGCAGCTGCAGAATCCGAATTCCAACTATCACCGGCGATTCCGATTGATTCCGCTTACTGGCCAGACCGCCATTGTCGGTCTGGTGGCAGGGTGGTCCTGACACCGGTCCAGAGCATCAGTCGGTCGACGGTCGCTTCGATTACCTCGTCGAGCGAGTCTGGGCGCTCATAGAAAGCCGGCATGGGCGGGGCAATGATCGCCCCGACTTCGGCCAGGCGCAATAGGTTGGCCAGGTGGATCGGCGAGAGCGGACTTTCCCGAGGAGCTAGCACCAGTCGGCGCCGCTCTTTCATGGCCACGTCACCCATGCGGTGGATCAAATTGGAGCCGACCCCGCTGGCGAGCGCGGCGACCGTGGCCATTGATGCCGGAACGATCGCGTAGGCGTCGACCGGATAGGACCCGGAGGCCAGCGGCGACGCCAGGTCGCCCGGCTTGTGCGCGCGGACCGGACCGGCGGCCGAAAGTTCTTGCAGGTCCTCCTCGAAGGGTCGACCCAGTTCGGACCGCCACATCAGGCGACCGAACCCCGAACAAACGATTTCAAGTTCCCAGCCCGCGGCCAGGACCGCCTCGGCTAGGCGGAGCGCCAGGACGGCGCCGGAGGCCCCGGATACCCCGAGCGCAATGCGGCCTGAAGGGGTGACGCTCACGGCACCAGCAGCGCGATCACGACGGCCGCCAGCAGGGCCAGAGAAACGTAGCTGTTGAGTTCAAAGAAAGCTTTCTGCAGGCGAGAAAGGTCGTCGGGCCGCACCAGCAGCGCCTCGTATACAAGGATTGCACCCACCACCGCTACTCCCGTCCAGAACGGCCAGGCCAGCCCGAGCAGCAGGCCCACACCGGTCAGCGATGCCACGGTTACGAGGTGCGAGGCGCGCGAGAGCCAGAGCGCCGTGCGTAGCGAGAACCGGGCCGGTATCGAATGCAGACCCTGGGCGCGGTCGACGCTTATGTCCTGGCAGGCGTAGATGATGTCGAACCCGGCGATCCAGAACGCCATCGCCAGGGCCAGCAGTGCCCCGGCTGGTTCAAGGCTGCCGGCGATGGCGATCCAGGCACCGGCGGCGGCGATCGAATCGGCCAGCCCCAGGAGCCAGTGCGAAAGGTAGGTGAAACGCTTGGCGTAGGGGTAGAGGGTCACCATTACGATCGCCAGCGGGCTCAACGCCAGGGCCAGCGGGTCGAGCAGGGCCGCGCAGACCACCAGGACCGTAAACCCCGCAACCAGCAGGGCGGCCATCTCCAGGCGCCGCATGCTGCCGGTAACCAGGGCCCGGTCGGCGGTGCGCGGATTGCGGGCGTCGATCTCGGCGTCGATCAATCGGTTGGCCGCCATGGCGCCGGTTCGCGCGCCGGCCATGGCCGCGGTTATCAGGAGCGCGTCTCCCCAGCCCGGCCAGCCGCCCGCGGCCAGCAGCATGCCCATGTAGGCGAACGGAAGGGCGAAGACCGTGTGTTCGAAGCGGATCGCGGCGGCATATACCGACAGGCGGCGCGGCGCGGCGCGCAGGGCGGCCATTTGCGGCCTACACCGCGTTTAGCGGGGCAACGGCGAAGATCACGTGAAATGGCGCGCAGTAGATGATCACCGATCCGATCGATTCGGTATCGACATCGGGCGGAATGTCGTAGTTCTGGTTCCCGATGTTGCCTTTCAGGCGGCCGAGTTCGGTGTAGCCGGCCTCGACCAGGGCGGCGTGATCGAAGGGGTTGGGATCGGGAGTGACCAGTACCCGCAGGTCGGGTCCGTTCGTGACCTCGAATTCCTCGAACCGGAGCACCCGGCTCCCGTCGCCCAGGTCGTAGACGGTAGCCGACCCGTCTCCCTGATGGAACGCGTCGGCGCCAAAGAACCCGCCTTCCAGCAGGGCGACCGGGTCAGCCGGCACTTCGGCGACATCCGGAGCCGCGACCGACGGGGCCGGCGTGGTGACCGGCTCCATCATCGGTTCGGCCACCGGGTTGGAGATCTTCTCCATGGTCATCATCACGACCTCGGCATCGGCCGGATTGATGTTGCCGGGTACGGTGGCGTTGACCAGGCGCGGGAACTCCTCGTTGACTCTCTGGTCGATGAATAGCGGAGAGCCCAGCCACCAGGCCAGGCCACCGGCGGGCACAAATATGATCAACGCGATCAGCAGCGCCCAAAAAGGGTGTGCGGCGATCGTCGATCTTGCAGTAGCTATCACAGTCCGTACTCCTCCCAGCGGCGATCAACGAGCTTGGTGATTGTTGGGTCCATTACGATGTCGGGCGGCCAGCGCCGGCGGAAACCTTCCGACTCCAGCTTGATGGTTGCGTCGATGCCGATTTTGCCGGCGTAATTCGGTTCGCGGGCGGCGTGGTCTAGCGTGTCGGTCGGCCCGGCGGAGAGTTCTATGTCGTAGGCCGGATCGACGTTGTTGCCGACCCGCCAGAGGACCTCGCGCAGGTTCTGAACGTCAACGTTCTCGTCGACCACGATTACGAATTTGGAAAACATCAACTGGCCCAGCCCCCAGATTGCGTGCATCACCTTGCGGGCGTGGCCGGGATAACGCTTCCGGATCGAAACGATGGCGAAATTGTGGAACACCGAGTCGTAAGGCAGGTGCATGTCCACCAGCTCGGGGATCATCAGGCGCACCAGCGGCAGGAAGAGGCGTTCGGTGGCCCCGCCCAGGAAGCGGTCCTCCTTGGGCGGCTTGCCCACGATGGTGGAAATGTAGACCGGGTCGCGACGCCGGGTTACGGCGGTCACGTGCAACACCGGGTAGGGGTCTTCGAGCGAGTAGACGCCGGTGTGGTCGCCGAACGGTCCCTCGATGCGCATTTCGGCCGGATCGACCCAGCCCTCGATGACGAATTCGGCGCTGGCCGGGACCTGGACGTCGACGCTGACCGCTTTTACCATCTCGACCGGACGTTGGCGCAGGAACCCGGCGAAGACCGTCTCGTCGATTCCGGGCGGCAGCGGAGCGGTCGCCGCGTAGATCATGGCCGGTTCGGCGCCGACCGCGACCGCGACCTCCAGGCGCTCGGTGCCTTGCGAACGGGTGAAATGTTCCTGCCCGCCCTTGTGCAGCTGCCAGTGCAGGCCCAGGGTCTGCTCGTCGAAGACCTGCAGTCGGTACATGCCGACGTTGCGCTTGCCGGTCGCGGGGTCATGGGTGAAAACCAGCGGCATGGTGATGTAGCGGCCGCCGTCTTCGGGCCAGCACTTCTGGATCGGGATCTGGGACAGCGAAGGGTTCTCGGTCTCGACCACTTCCTGGCAGGGCCCGGAAGAGACCTGGCGCGGCTGGATGCGGGCGACCTTGGAGAGATCGCCGAGGGCGGCCAGCTTGGCACGGATGCCCTGCGGCGGCCCGCCCATGACCAGGTCCAGCAGGGCGGCGATGCGGTGCTCGAGTTCGCCCCACTGCTCGGCCCCGAGCGCCCAGGCGGTGCGCTGGGCCGAGCCGAAGACGTTGATCGCCAGCGGGAAGGGCGAACCCTTGACGTTCTCGAATAGCAGCGCCGGTCCGCCGTCGG from the Chloroflexota bacterium genome contains:
- a CDS encoding aldo/keto reductase, with amino-acid sequence MEYRRLGKTGWDVSPVSVGAWALGNQWGDLSNDTARDTVRAALDCGINLFDVADGYGPLLAEERLGKALGSERSSVFIATKVGNLGNRQGHAQAYTHPLHIVSACHASLHRLGTDYIDLYQCHQADPDNVEVFLEGFGILREQGKIRHFGVSSGNADVIAKFDADGECAIAQIDYSIVRRGAERAALPLCLERDIGTLIRGSLGQGVLTGKYDAETRFGDSVRSGWNDGERRELFLKELAVAAAVGELSRPGRGLVELALGFVLAHPAVTCAITGAKSPGQIRANAAAGAVSLTSEELETIRECSADMT
- a CDS encoding aldo/keto reductase; this translates as MNYRRLGKTGWEVSAVSFGTWALGNQWGELSDATATGTVRAALDAGINLFDTADNYGPLLGEERLGKALGADRQRVFIASKVGHLLYRQGHPQRYTHPLHIVNACHASLHRLGTDYIDLFQCHDEDPPDPAIYLEGFRILREQGKIRHFGVSSGNADVIAKFDADGECAIAQIDYSIVRRGAERAALPLCQERDIGTLIRGSLGQGVLTGKYDARSKFADFVRAGWNGGQRRELYLKELAVADAVGDLDESGRSIVDKAVGFVLAHAAVTCAITGAKSPDQIRANAAAASTPLDGDELAKIRAASAAMA
- a CDS encoding PadR family transcriptional regulator; its protein translation is MDFTDNWTTQLRKGALELCMLNIVGQEPVYGYEIVKRLRGVEALVIREGTVYPILSRLRREGLVSTTLRESPEGPARKYYELTPRGKRLRQEMNRYWVVLKKGMDALNTEGPE
- a CDS encoding nucleoside 2-deoxyribosyltransferase, with the protein product MKLTPFTIYFAGHLFDHKDLAGNALLGSHIDEQSAGRYQCILPQDLEQRGIGPMGIRDQDLKAVMECDLALFNFDGSELGSGAVVEYMYAKMLDIPAVILRTDFRHGGDQRPDMDPWNLMVSFYPRTRVRHLDGMSWYQQSLGEGGDAATVSARYHRRIANAVIEMLDEVRGDEPVLERGRESAAGVYRWAVQFAGGGLARLLASDQRLDDVIAQIVARKIDKGLLG
- a CDS encoding nucleoside 2-deoxyribosyltransferase — translated: MSDDPSYTVYFAGPLFDQKDLAGNALLGSQIHEQSGGRYQCILPQDLEQRGIGPMGIRDQDLKAVMECDLALFNFDGSELDSGTVVEYVYAKMLDIPAVILRTDFRHGGDQRPDMDPWNLMVSFFPRTRIRHLNGMSWYQQSLGEGGDAAAVAARYHRRIAGEVVKLLDEVRGDTPVMEGGPAGAECAYRWAVLLAGGGLPAAVSGDGSLDAAVQGIVSRKSARGLLH
- a CDS encoding sulfatase-like hydrolase/transferase — translated: MPKQPNILIVMSDEHSPRFSGAYGHPFIDTPNMQRLADEGVTFENAYCNSPVCAPSRASFMAGQLLPSVGVWDNAASLSSDEATWAHLLNAAGYETVLCGKMHFQGPDQSHGFKRRILSDCHGDWDLRLTANWSEWRPENAAFGKNLFTVAGPGEDDFSAYDEAAAARASGYIRGRADSDHPWAMLVGFITPHFPFVVRRPYWNKYYPEHADQPEIPAHFESMHPHNRRMAEWFSYIGVDPDLTARSRAAYYGLIDYCDFRLGQVLDALEESGQLDETLVVYTSDHGDSAGEHGMWTKQTFFEDSVRVPLHIRWPGRARSGLRIKQPVSLVDLTRTILDAAGADSPDFWAGESLLPLADGAPETAGEVIADYTAVAAKGPCRMVRVGELKYNYYHGHGNDSEELFDLASDPRELVDQVRNPEFAAALAELRARAMRDYDPDRICARVLRSQQKRRLIDAGQGHTPAGYWKPGNP
- the ppk2 gene encoding polyphosphate kinase 2 yields the protein MANPNSETPAGYLIPTDGIPLDVLQKVDGASRQQIISDTYPYPTKLSRRMYETQKAELQAELLKLQRWVQETGQRIVLIFEGRDAAGKGGTIKRFMEHLNPRGATLVALPAPTERERAQWYFQRYVQHLPAGGEIVFFDRSWYNRAVVEPVMGFCTPAETLRFLRHAVVFEEMLINEGIHLFKFWFSVSREEQLRRVLSRARDRLKQWKVSDVDLRSLPLWDEYTEAKKAMFAATDTKASPWVVIKSDDKKRARLNCMRYVLRSFEYQPDVAQRVAKPDPKLIGAAKKLYAKGEVW
- a CDS encoding UbiX family flavin prenyltransferase, which gives rise to MSVTPSGRIALGVSGASGAVLALRLAEAVLAAGWELEIVCSGFGRLMWRSELGRPFEEDLQELSAAGPVRAHKPGDLASPLASGSYPVDAYAIVPASMATVAALASGVGSNLIHRMGDVAMKERRRLVLAPRESPLSPIHLANLLRLAEVGAIIAPPMPAFYERPDSLDEVIEATVDRLMLWTGVRTTLPPDRQWRSGQ
- a CDS encoding 4-hydroxybenzoate octaprenyltransferase; this translates as MAALRAAPRRLSVYAAAIRFEHTVFALPFAYMGMLLAAGGWPGWGDALLITAAMAGARTGAMAANRLIDAEIDARNPRTADRALVTGSMRRLEMAALLVAGFTVLVVCAALLDPLALALSPLAIVMVTLYPYAKRFTYLSHWLLGLADSIAAAGAWIAIAGSLEPAGALLALAMAFWIAGFDIIYACQDISVDRAQGLHSIPARFSLRTALWLSRASHLVTVASLTGVGLLLGLAWPFWTGVAVVGAILVYEALLVRPDDLSRLQKAFFELNSYVSLALLAAVVIALLVP
- a CDS encoding DM13 domain-containing protein — translated: MIATARSTIAAHPFWALLIALIIFVPAGGLAWWLGSPLFIDQRVNEEFPRLVNATVPGNINPADAEVVMMTMEKISNPVAEPMMEPVTTPAPSVAAPDVAEVPADPVALLEGGFFGADAFHQGDGSATVYDLGDGSRVLRFEEFEVTNGPDLRVLVTPDPNPFDHAALVEAGYTELGRLKGNIGNQNYDIPPDVDTESIGSVIIYCAPFHVIFAVAPLNAV
- a CDS encoding menaquinone biosynthesis decarboxylase translates to MRFDSLGQFLDHLDKAGELRRIKAQVDPDLEITEIADRVMAAPDGGPALLFENVKGSPFPLAINVFGSAQRTAWALGAEQWGELEHRIAALLDLVMGGPPQGIRAKLAALGDLSKVARIQPRQVSSGPCQEVVETENPSLSQIPIQKCWPEDGGRYITMPLVFTHDPATGKRNVGMYRLQVFDEQTLGLHWQLHKGGQEHFTRSQGTERLEVAVAVGAEPAMIYAATAPLPPGIDETVFAGFLRQRPVEMVKAVSVDVQVPASAEFVIEGWVDPAEMRIEGPFGDHTGVYSLEDPYPVLHVTAVTRRRDPVYISTIVGKPPKEDRFLGGATERLFLPLVRLMIPELVDMHLPYDSVFHNFAIVSIRKRYPGHARKVMHAIWGLGQLMFSKFVIVVDENVDVQNLREVLWRVGNNVDPAYDIELSAGPTDTLDHAAREPNYAGKIGIDATIKLESEGFRRRWPPDIVMDPTITKLVDRRWEEYGL